ATTTTGGAATAGCGAGGATGATTACGAGTTAGCTGTTAATAGCCTGTATAATACATTGCCAACTCGTTCTATTGATGTGGATTCCGATACTCAGTTTGCTGAAAGTGACAATGCTATAAGTAGTGGAACCAATTTAGCAAAAGAAAGTGAGGATTATTGGAATGATAATTACTCTAGGATCAGATCAAGTACTTACATTATTGAAAAGGCGAAAGAAAATGAGGAAGTGGATGCCAGTAGATATGTTGCTGAAGCCCGCTTTTTCAGAGCATTTTATTATTATAATCTTCTTGTTAGGTACGGTGGAGTGCCAATTATTGATAAAGTGCTGAATACAGATTCCGAGGAATTGTACAGTTCCAGGGCATCACGCAAAGAGCTGGTAAGTTTTATTATTGATGATTTAGAATTGGCAGAGAAAGATTTGCCTCTTCGAAGTCACTTGACTAGTAGTGATGAAATCGGTCGTATCACTAAAGGGGCTGCCAATGCGCTAATGGCAAAAGTTGCTTTGTTTGAAGCAACATGGAGCAAATATAACGGAGGAGGTTCAGATGTTAATGCATTACTTACTATTGCTAAAAGTGCATCGAAAGCTGTAATAAGCAGTAATGAATTTGAATTGCTGAATAGATATGGTTCAGAAAGCTACCGCCATTTATTTATGGATCCGGATGTAGATGACAACAGTCTCGGAGTTAAACCAGAACAAATTCTAGCTAAACGGTTTCGCGAAGAAGTACGTACACATACTTTTGCTCAAGATATTCAAGTGAAAGGTAGTCCAACAAGAAAATTGATGGATATGTATTTATGTGTTGATGGATTACCAATAGATAAATCGCCACTATTTAAAGGGTATGGAGGTGTGGATAGCGAATTTGATAATCGTGATCTTCGAATGAATAATACAGTTGGTAGAATTGGTGATTATGTATGGCGCCATGACGGAGCCGAATTATTGGTTGCTAACAAGGGTTTCTTTGTGTCAACAACAACTGGCTACAGACTTTGGAAATACCAAACAGAAGGCGAATCCAGACTTAATCGTAAAGACTATAATGATCAAGAAATAATTCGTTATGCTGAAGTTCTTTTAATTTACGCAGAGGCATCTTATGAATTAGCTGGATCGATAACAGATTCTGAATTAAATGAAAGTATTAATTTACTTCGACAAAGAGCTGAGATACATGAATTAAGTAATGGTTTTGTTAGCGCAAATAATTTGAATATGCTTGAAGAGATTCGAAGAGAAAGAACTGTTGAGCTAGCGTTGGAAGGAGAACGATTGCTTGATTTGAAACGATGGGGAATAGCTGTAGAAGAATTAAGTAAAGAAGTATTGGGAATCCAATATGATAATTCGGCATGGAAAGATGTGACTGATAATAACGGTAATCCAATTAAAGTATCTGATTTAACTTCATTTGGTACAAATGATGATGGATTTGTTATTGTACAGCCAAAATCATCCAGAACTTTCTCAGAAAGAAATTATCTTTTTCCAATTCCACTTCAGGAAATTCAGTTAAACGAGAACCTTACTCAAAATCCAAATTGGTAAAATTATTCTTAAAATGAAATCAATAGGACTTCATATGAAGTCCTATTGATTTATAGATTAAACGAAGCTATAAAACCGATATAAGCTGCATCTTTTAATGTTAAGAATACCATTCATTAATAATAAATTACAAAAAAATCTCATGAGGTATTTTTCCCTATTTATTCTTTTCGGCTTTTTCATATTTCTTAACTCCTGTAAAGAAGAAAAAACAAATTCTCCAAATGTCATTTATATCCTTACCGATGATCTGGGGTATGGTGATTTGTCGTGCTATGGACAAAAGAAATTGGTAACTCCCAATATCGATCGGCTTGCAAATGAAGGCATGCTCTTTACCAATCATTATTCCGGAAATACAGTTTGTTCCCCATCAAGGGCGGTATTAATGACAGGGCAGGATCCCGGCCATGTTCATTGCAGGGGAAATATGCCAACCGAGAAAATGGGGGCATTGGATTCAACCATGGTTACTTTGCCCCGCTTGTTTAAAAATGCCGGCTACGCAACCGGGGCTTTTGGTAAATGGGGATTGGGAATAACCAGTAACGAAGGAGAGGAGAATCCTTTAACTCATGGTTTTGATCATTTTACCGGCTGGAAAAGCCAGATGATTGCGCATACCTATTATCCGTCGTCCATTGTTAGGGATGGACAGGAGATTCCTTTGGATTCCGGAACTTATGTGCACGATTTCATCATGGAGGATGCTTTTAATTTTATCAGGGAGAGTGTAAAGGAAAATAAGCCGTTTTTCTGTTATATCCCAACTGCAATACCACATGCTGCCATGCACGCCCCAAAAGAACTGCATGAAAAATGGC
The DNA window shown above is from uncultured Sunxiuqinia sp. and carries:
- a CDS encoding RagB/SusD family nutrient uptake outer membrane protein produces the protein MKSRLILIYFSIIFVAFACTDNLDLFPKTAVSDGSFWNSEDDYELAVNSLYNTLPTRSIDVDSDTQFAESDNAISSGTNLAKESEDYWNDNYSRIRSSTYIIEKAKENEEVDASRYVAEARFFRAFYYYNLLVRYGGVPIIDKVLNTDSEELYSSRASRKELVSFIIDDLELAEKDLPLRSHLTSSDEIGRITKGAANALMAKVALFEATWSKYNGGGSDVNALLTIAKSASKAVISSNEFELLNRYGSESYRHLFMDPDVDDNSLGVKPEQILAKRFREEVRTHTFAQDIQVKGSPTRKLMDMYLCVDGLPIDKSPLFKGYGGVDSEFDNRDLRMNNTVGRIGDYVWRHDGAELLVANKGFFVSTTTGYRLWKYQTEGESRLNRKDYNDQEIIRYAEVLLIYAEASYELAGSITDSELNESINLLRQRAEIHELSNGFVSANNLNMLEEIRRERTVELALEGERLLDLKRWGIAVEELSKEVLGIQYDNSAWKDVTDNNGNPIKVSDLTSFGTNDDGFVIVQPKSSRTFSERNYLFPIPLQEIQLNENLTQNPNW